The following are encoded in a window of Haloplanus vescus genomic DNA:
- a CDS encoding CPBP family intramembrane glutamic endopeptidase: protein MGLRAVVWNAAERRPRAPVRLCVLVVVAVALVVGTDLVARVAASGVGAWLTATVGDAAAQTVGSVASVVVSGVALTLAVVLTGRYVDRRRLRDFGFRIDRDWWLDYGFGLALGATLMTLVFAVELAAGWVHITGTLQPRGGFLVRFGGLVVAFVAVGLYEELLLRGYVLTNAAEGLAGRLGDRGAIASATAFSSLLFGVAHGSNPNATLVSTVAIVLAGGMLATGYVLTGELAIPVGLHTTWNLFQGGVYGFNVSGIGVGASVVAVEQSGPRLLTGGDFGPEAGLVGLGAMAVGTLAIAGWVRWRTGDAGLASSITLPEVRNRERDADRWEPTPDEP from the coding sequence ATGGGACTCCGAGCAGTCGTGTGGAACGCGGCGGAGCGTCGTCCGCGCGCACCAGTCCGACTCTGTGTGCTGGTCGTCGTCGCCGTCGCACTCGTCGTCGGAACGGACCTCGTCGCGCGAGTCGCCGCCTCCGGCGTCGGGGCGTGGCTGACGGCGACGGTGGGCGACGCCGCGGCCCAGACCGTCGGCAGCGTCGCGAGCGTCGTCGTCTCGGGCGTGGCGCTCACCCTCGCCGTCGTCCTCACCGGCCGGTACGTCGACCGGCGACGACTGCGCGATTTCGGCTTCCGAATCGACCGCGACTGGTGGCTGGACTACGGGTTCGGCCTCGCGCTCGGCGCCACGTTGATGACGCTGGTCTTCGCCGTCGAACTCGCGGCGGGGTGGGTCCACATTACTGGAACCCTCCAGCCGCGGGGCGGCTTCCTCGTTCGCTTCGGCGGCCTCGTCGTCGCGTTCGTCGCCGTCGGCCTCTACGAGGAGCTCCTCCTGCGGGGGTACGTCCTGACGAACGCCGCGGAAGGGCTGGCCGGCCGCCTCGGTGACCGCGGGGCCATCGCCTCGGCGACTGCTTTCTCCTCGCTCCTGTTCGGCGTCGCCCACGGCAGCAACCCGAACGCGACGCTCGTGAGCACGGTTGCCATCGTCCTCGCGGGCGGGATGCTGGCGACGGGGTACGTCCTGACCGGCGAGCTCGCGATTCCGGTCGGCCTGCACACGACGTGGAACCTGTTTCAGGGCGGCGTCTACGGCTTCAACGTCTCCGGCATCGGCGTCGGGGCGAGCGTCGTCGCCGTCGAACAGAGCGGCCCGCGCCTCCTCACCGGGGGCGACTTCGGCCCCGAGGCGGGACTGGTCGGCCTCGGTGCGATGGCCGTCGGCACCCTCGCCATCGCCGGGTGGGTGCGCTGGCGGACCGGCGACGCCGGACTCGCGTCGTCGATAACGCTACCGGAGGTACGAAACAGAGAACGAGACGCCGACCGCTGGGAACCGACGCCGGACGAGCCGTGA